The following nucleotide sequence is from Lytechinus variegatus isolate NC3 chromosome 12, Lvar_3.0, whole genome shotgun sequence.
TAAAGACATGCTTAAAAGACTGCCTGAGGGAGGCAAGTAAAAAGATCTTTTATCTTCAGGGAAACCATACTGGTGTTCTTTATAGACAGGTGAACCCTCTGTTCAGATGATCACTAGTTCAGATTTAActgtattttgattgatataTTTCCTGACAGATGATAGCTACGACGGTAGATCCCCAGACAGCTTCTCCTTCACCACCTTCGGTAACGAGAAGACAGCTGAGAACCACGCTGTCCACTTCAACGCAAGTCTTATCAACCCTGAGGGAGAGGTCAGATGCTTCATAGATGTCATCATCACCTTCAAGAAGGCACATCCATCCGTCCAGAAGGTCAGTCAaggttttttgttgttgctagATCTATCCACCAATGGGTTTCGGACTCACCACCAAAGTGGTGATGGTGGGCCAAAACAGGACTACTTGCCCTTGAGGTTTATGAAGTTTTAGTTGCTAGAGAAGGCATCCACCCATAGGTTCAAACTCTTCGCCCAGGTGAAGATGGGCCATGACAGGACATGCTCCCTTCAAGTTTGGTCAAGGTTTTGTCATGAGATATGGTATCCACCCATTAGTTCAAGTATTCCGGCCAGGTCAAGCTGGGCCATAGCAGGATAACCTCccccttaaaggagaatgaaaccattggaacaagatagcatgtgtgaaaacaaaaaaatcaaagaaacagatcaacgaaagtttgagaaaaatcggacaaataatgagaaagttatgagcatttgaatattgcgatcactaatgctatggagatagcaaattggcaatgcaacaaagatgtgtgatgtcacttgtgaacaactctccccattactttagtatatatttcacttgaattgcctcttttatcacatctatccataaatcatgtgttctttctacatgagggcatgtaatacatatttttttaagaatacatcatggataaagagtttgtatcatcataagaaaaagcaaaaagagacattttgagggtattttatagtccaccaaagggaaagttgttcatcagtgacatcacacatccttgtcgcattgccaatgtgaggatctccatagcattagtgattgcaatattcaaatgctcataactttctcactatttgtctgatttttctcaaactttctttattcttattctttgatttttctgtttgtaCACAAGcctgttccaaaggtttcattcccctttaagttaaattaatgatttattgcTAGATAAGTCatccacctacatgtattgttttgaACTCACCACCCTTGCCAGGTGAAGATGGTCCATAATTGGATGACCTCCTGGAGGATATCAGTCCCAGATGTGATACCTGCATGAACAATACACTGGAGCACGGCTGCTCCAGAAGAGAGCTTTCCTAAAAGGAAACATCTCACAATAGGACACCTGATAccaaaatgacaaaatgaatACCACATAATGGAAAGAGGGAGTGTCATCATGGCCCAAGTGTCACAAAATTCTTCGCGATAGGAAAAATGATGACTGATGtaagtgatgatgaagatgagaaaGCTCCATTTGATTTCAATGATATAGCTAAGAAGTCTGAGAGATTTTTTCTTGCTTTGCCTCTAACAGTCTGATACCGTCCGTTTCATCAACACCCTGATGTGTGGTAACATGGAGCCAGGATTGTGGACCTTGGTCCTCTTCGAACGAGGGGTCCGGGAACCATTCCCCTACACCATACAAATCTTCCTTGTACCAGACAGGCCTAAAGGATGGCTCGACTTCACTAATCGTGGTAAGGAAGACATccattgtttcttttatttcatctgTTAAGGGGATATCACACCTTgggcagtttcataaagctgtttgtaaggtATGCATGACTGTACACACAAATAGTGACATCATGAAATGTAGTAATGAATTGAAACAGTGAAAGACACTTTAGGGGAATCTACCAACACTTATGGgtgcattgtggtctagtggttctgaccttcgcctttcaaacagagggtcgtgagttcgaatccGAGCCATGGCGTGATtatcttcagcaagaaatttatccacactatgctgcacttgacccagttgagatgaatgggtacccagtagaattaactccttgaatgcactgagcactGGTGATGGTAGCTTTAGCTAAAGCCTGGGTAATAATAGCCGTACTTTGTACCTCAGGtgaaaagtgctttataaaaaccagctattattgttattattgtgaGGCTTTTGATAGTGATTGTAAAAAGATATGACTCTTAAAGTTTATCAGGTCATTTGGATATTTCCCAGGACCATTCAATATCTTTTCTATACACAGGATTCAGAAATTATCTTGACCCTGGAAAATAAATccatgaaatttcaatttcttctttttttgggggaagcATTTTTCCATCTTGGACCACAACAGTACATCGTTTAATGTTTTACATTGATTTTCCTTATACATTCCTTGTGCTTGTTTGATCACAGAGGATGAACTGCACAATCTATGGGCTGTTGAAATGATAAGAGAACTGGGAGAGGAAGAGTACCCCTTCCTAGCCCACAAGCTCTCCAACCAACCCAGGCAACCTTGGCAACAACGGGAGGAAGAGCAAGCCAACCGTGCCATGGAAGAGGATGAAGATGGAGAAGGAGAGGGGGATGAGGACGGGAACTACGGCGATGCAGGCATCAGGAACGGAGGGAGGGGTGATCCTGGTGGAGGAGAGGACAAACAGAGCTTCCATGAAGAGGACGAAGACGAGGCGGAGGGCGAGGATAGCAGCAACGGTGGTCGGAAGGAGCGCATCAACGGGCACCTTCGGGTGGACCCCAATCGGCTGAAACTGGAGGCCCACCGGAAGCTCCCCATCCTGAGGGACGAGGAGACGGGCAGGAATCGGGGGATCCAAAACATGGATCGCCTCAAGAGAGAGGAGACGGGGAGGGAGTTCAGGGATACCCTGAGGCTTAGCGGCAACAGGAGAGAGGATGGGGGCTTccgtaaggtcaaaggtcataatGATGGAAGTCTTAACGCAGCTCAGATGAGGGATGAAAGCTTACCAACATGGCTGTAAGTAGCCTTCTCTTCCTTCAATTTTGTTCAGGTTTATACTAATCTCATGACTAACAAGTAGCTAGAGCATACGAGTCCAAAGAAGACATAATATAAATCTAATATACTAAATTTGAATTGTGAATTTACTCTTCTTTATGATTCTACAGAATGCCCCAAATTCCCATTGTGCTTCAATTTCTCATAACCATAGCCCAACTGAATATCAATGCTATATGCCAGAGCTTAGAAGATGGAGCGTTTTGGAAGATAAGTTCCTTTGATATATTGTAGCTAGGAGAGCTTCATCATCCTCAAATCATTGGGAAATGCTGAATGCGGACTTTTTGCTTTGCACAATAACTATCTCTGTCTTTTGTGTCCATTTCTTTCTAGGTGACAGGGCGATTATGATTCATAAATATGTAGTTTTTAGCTTTTGCCGATATCACCATTTCCTTGTCTTTTTATTCTCAATTGTTCTTTTTTCTGTGTTGTTAATGACAGAGTCCCTTACGCCTCACATTTTCATCAAGTTCAATCTAAATCTCAAAAGCTGCATTCAGTTTCTCACTGAATACAGGTCTAGAATCAACTTGtcaattttaatttcttttagattttagcttttattttcacttttcgcTTGGATTCATCCAGTAATTTGTCCATCACTGAGCAGAATCCTTTATCTGTTTTAGCACCATTAAAAGAGcagatttcatttctttgatcCAATTAACAACACAATGCACTTCTCAACAAGAAGACATTTTTTCAagttgcagatttttttttttcatatgtctggaaaattaatttaaaaaacaagtgTACACGTTGTAACCAAAATGCATGCAGCATtaccatttatttgaatgaaggATGAAAGAGCACTGTTGCTTTATAAGGCCTTGTCTAAGAACATTGGTGCTGTGGCTTGGGATCGAACACCAGACTTTCAAATGTCTAGTCAGTTGCCttaaggccactgcacaccttacgactgttcgcaatccgattttggaacaaatcgcattttgctcatttctgaaaatgtgaatcgaacattttatttgaggtttaaattaatatgaaagaatactaatataaccattttgaaagattgcaagcctttattttggagtaaaggccaaattagttttaaATCGTAGCCTATCGTACGACTGCtgtgacgtcattacgactagatattaaatttgcttttattctaagaaggatggtcacaaatttgatcataggtattcgtacgatgatttagaacattacacagtaagatattccaagtctcaatgttagcatcaaattctactacatttctTCTGAAATCAGGTCActgaccaatcgtaaggtgtgcggtcgcctttagaccactcggccatgtACCACCAcagcaaaataaaaatacttgACATTTGCCGACCCCCGCCgtaaaatcttaaaaacaaattatacaatgtagcctgtgataacttttttttaaacagtatttTTTAAACAGTGTGACAACTTGAAAATGAACTTGAAAAGCCCATTTTGTCAACAAGCACCTGCTTTTTGGAtgaccagggtcccgtaacacgaagtttagcgattaatcgtgcACTTGAttgttatgattgattgtacattgtagtctatggaatcaatcgtagaaaaatgttctacgatctttgctaagctttgtgttacgggcccctggtcacATATTTTTGGGGGTTAATTCTGAATGTATTTTTACCAAACTTTCCATTTTTAACTTACGTTTTTGTTCACAGGAAAAATCAGTCATTTGCCCTCACTTTCATGGAGTTTGTCTTCATCTCTGTAATTGTCTTCATACTTGTTAAAGGGTAAGTTACATTCGAAATTACATgtttctttatctatctatctaattaattattgtttatttatttatttgaagttttcatttattttacctctttcttatttcatctcattttttaaaatattattcatttcattcatatatttcttACTTCATTTTCACTTGATTTTCTTAATTCTATATTtacttatttgttttatttcaattcatttgtttcaaTATTAAGTCCTTTGTTTTCcaatatttacttttttattgaattatttagtcatttatttatctttgaaaatgatttttgtacACTTAAATAGCAATTGTTTGATAGTTAATTTATTCTAACCTTGATTTAACGCTCTATTGATGAACAACACAAGGTTGCAATGGGTACATTTAATGAATAGGTTGAGTTCCCTGACAATGTGGGTGGTATTCATTAATTTCTCATGAAGTGCACTTTAATTGATGTGTATGTTTATTTTATGGATGATATATCTTTGAAACTATTTAGTCATTATTATTGAtctgtttttttccttctcaaACCAGGGTTCTTGTCCCTCTCCGTATCGTCAAACGGAAGAGCCACGGAGTCAAGTCTTTTGCTACATTCCTTGTTGTCGTCACCTTCATACAGTTCCTGGTCTATTCAATGTTTGTACTATCAGCCAGCAGCTAGCCCAGGCCTAACCCTCCATAGGACCAGATCACCCTTACCCTCATTAGAGACTGGACTGAATTGATTCAGTCTTTGAACGCTAACCTATGTGGTGGTgctgttatattttttttccttcaaagaaGCCCTAACAACCACCGAAGAATTCTTCACCATGCGTGTGCTTAATCTATTTCTCGGAGCGGACTTGTTATCTGTACTACAATACAAGCATTGAAACTCCGAAAGGAATCTTGAATGCATTATGTATTTAATCATTGTTGTATGTTTCGTGGAACCGAAGGAAGCAAAGAATGTCTCCAGGCTTTCGGAGGACAGTATCGGTGCTCAGCAGGTTCATGTTGCCCCACACATTGCACTTCCGATGATTGGACAGTATTTTCGACAGTGATGCCAGGATGTCACGTTACAACACACTTTATAGATGATAGATAGAAATGAGTAACCAAGTGACATAGTAACTCCACTGTAGAGTAGAATTAAATAGTTATTTTGTTCTGAAAACTTTGCAGCAATTCCATGCTTGAGGTCGCAAGTTATCAGTGAATACAGTTGACTCGGACCGTCCTTCATCCAAGCATGTATGGAAGGTCCATAATTGCTCTCAGAAACATTTTATCCATTCAGATTGATCTGAAGTATGGAAAGTTAATGCAATAATTCATCATCATGTTGATTGGTCTAGATGAAGAATTATAGTATACCCCGCTTTCCATGACTGAAGATCATTTTAACCATTATTTCGAGATGGGGTCCAGATGATCTTTGAGTCTTTTTGCACCTACATTACGTGAATcctgtgtttaaaaaataccccaccAGCTTATAACACAGGAACCCCATTGCCCTGCGTGTTGTGTCAATGGGAGGTCAGGTGGGGAATCTGAAACCCCAATTTCACATTTTGGGAGAGCTTCAATTCtctcgtttaaactggggtggggttcATTTGACTGCTGATAAGGCCTTGCGTGTACGTCAATGGGAACTCAAGTGGGGTATCGACACCCCATTTTCAGTTTTTGGGAAAGTTAAGTTTTCTCGTTTAAACTGAGGTGGGGTCGACTGCAGCTGCTGATAAGAGCTGAACAAaaacccctttcataaaccccattaaaatgaattaggcggctaatagcagcataatttggtcgtaaaattggaggagggcaagagttatccgcattactctgatgctgctattatccgcataatagcagcatcgggacaagattttgagtttatgaacgcatttccaaataatgcggataattgccatggtgcggtcacaaggtcaccctttcccaacacaaccgcatcggagggggcgtgtccagttgtcatggcgattatccgcctttttcaggacgggcgctcgtaaaaataatgcggcttattttcggagtttatgaacgcaatttttattgaattatccgcattactcttaggcggctaattggaggataggtttatgaaaagggtaaaaCACCGCGCTGGAAACCGCAAcatctctctctcattctctctctctccctctgccTGGCCGTATGAAGGTCACTTCTCCTTGGGGGGAAGGTGGATTATCTGGGAGAGTGTGTGGTTGTTTACTTAAGGATTACCATTCCTGCTGATATGGGGATGGGGGGGGCAGTGAGAGAAGCTTGGAATTTGAAATTGGGGTGTCAGAGGAGATCtatttttaaacacaaattttcgTGTACTAAACAATGCTATTGCCATAACTGTGCTTTGAATGTTATACTAAAGGTTATATACCTCAATAAGTCTGTAATATCCAGATGTTAAtcgggcaattccataaaatatgtacgtctgaccccctatatgtgggaccttcatgaaattttctgtctctgatttcttgttcttttgacagtctgtaatatTCTCAGAGTACCATGAGTTGGTCAGTTTAtaaagtgaagtaagacttgagaatAATGGGGGTCGggtgtacaaaaaggttgatcattttatggaattgcccaataGGTAAGGAAGTATCGGTTAAATTATTCATTCCCAAAATGATAATATCGAGAGTGAATATAGGGAATGcataatgaatgatatatatTGTCTTACAGATCGACAAGTATAGAGTAATGGAATACTGATAACATGCCTGTATGTGTATTGTGTATTCAACCCATAAATCCAATGCGATAACAGCACATTGCACATCGTGTTTTATAATATCACTTCTTAGACAGCTTGCAAATAGACTTGTGATCAAACACACAACTCTGCAAATCAAACACAAATTAATTTTGAACTAATCAGAAACATGCTTTTAGGACCTGCACTTGATTTTTCTAAAGTTATTTTGAAGAATTTCGCTGAATATCACAACAATTTTCCTGCAGGTTTTGTGAAAGTTTCTGCCATGAATTTGTTCAGTCTTTCCCGTGACTAAATGGCTGACGTGTATGGCTTATATATTTGAGAATCGATGTGtatttaagaataaaataacaaataatagaATGAATCCTGTTATGAAGTACTGCACCAACTGTCAAATCAttaaatttacaattatgagagataaattaaaatatttgtgctaaaACATGTTAATGATATAAGTGGTAGTTATTTGGGGTTAATTATTGTCAaaaggtatatatatttttttagaaactgATATTAGTATATCTTTCATGACTTTCTGTCTGGTATTGAGTATTTCCAGTACATGGTCTCCCTCTAAATAATAATGTTGGAAActggaaaatgaaattaaatgacctttgatggTTGCAATTATAttctcctgccccccccccctccatttcaCCTTCCCTGACTTGCTTAGTGTATTTCACAATCATCTTCTTgatttctcattaaaatatataaatatttttatattttatatatcacctgcgcctcccaggcacaggtgatgccaaaacaaataataataaaaaataataataaaatatttttagtgTTTCATTTATATCATCCCATTACCAGGAACACATTGTCAGGTTCATCTTTGcacataaattcatattttttaaatgaatctAATTGTGGGGAAATATTGCTACTTAAAGGGATGGATCAACTTtgtcaaaagtgaaaaaaaaaataaataaagaaacatTGAAAATGTTGTATTTGATGGATGGGAGGTATATTGAATTTTTCTAGTGTATAACAAACATTATCTGAATGTTTTTACAATAAAACCTGGTTGAGAGTGCTAAGCGGCCACAGCAGATGCGTGAGCCTATGCAGTCCACCTACGATACACTGAGGTATTcctggggcccatcttacaaagagttgcgattgatcggatcaatcacaactatggaaagccagcaaagtcgaCATATAAAATGTACGTTTGTTcaaaaatatttctagatatgaatgtatatccataaatttattgatttcttgactatttggtgtgttctccttcgTATACAAAGGACACTTTGCAAATTtcctatatacaaaattttgacactgatggatttccatatagttatgattgattggatcaatcgtaactctttgtaagacagggccctgatcaGATGATTCtttgtaatggtatgatgatgAACTTGATGCATATATACCTTGGTGTGAACATCCAATTTGTAAAGGGTGGGCAATTCTTATTTGACCTAAATTTTGCAATTATGATTACAACATTAGCTGGGATTTCTATTTTAAATTTTGGACAAATTTACCATCTGCCTTTAAGTGTTAGATTAAAGAAATGACATGAATTCTTTCACATCATCCATCATATGGGAacctttttatgaaatattgacTATTTCCATAGAAATATGCCTTTGTTTGGACATCTGTTGACTAAAATTGTACCTTCTTTCCTGTCAATTTgccaaataattttgttttggagtatttcttttcttgttttatctCCAAAGTGTGCTTGAGGGATcttgttatgtattttttaatctgtcaaattatttaaaacaacagtatttttttaggttttttttcattagataTATATTTGTCATTAGTTTACAGGGTAATATGTTACAATTCTACTATGAAAATTTGAACAAGTTGGGCATTTTTCATTCActcttttgaaatttttgtactTAAGTTTTGCAAATTATTTTGGGTGGTTCTGTATAACAGTGTACTAGACAAGAAACAGGGATGCGACTTATCAGGCTAATTCTGATTTCAGGCCCCTAGAAACTTATTTTCGGCCATTTTACATATTTATGctttcatatcaattctaatgGGCGTCCCATAAAGCAAGGTCAGACATGTTGAAGATTCTCAAGGATTAGGGACTGGGAATGGACACAAGtgaccagggggccgtttcataaagctgtttgtaaattaatagcgactttaagaacgactggtgatcctttcttgtggtaaatggtatattcattggcgatggttacaCGCATAAggaaggttcaccagtcgctcttgAAGTCgatcttaacttacgaacagctttatgaaacacttacctgtttcataaaaataacaacTATCATCactttatcatttattctaacTACCTTTTCATCCTTGATTGTATTGGGTGTTGAGCCTTGTTATCATGGTATTGGCCATAATGAAAAAGTAACCACATTTTTGttaagtctttatgaaatgaaataggttCCTGTAATGTAAGCTTCGGGTGTCATTCATCACCCAGAATggaattgatttttatgaacaATATATGTTATGCAATGTTTGTTTTATCTCTTGCTCAAAAAGTCTGTATTTAAACCACAAGATGAACAGTTTCAATAATGTCAGTATCTAATATTTTTTCATCCCATTTTGAAGAATTCATCATCAAATACCATACTGTTAAAATGAACAGTATCACACACATATAAGTAACAattctattttattcaaatatcagATGTGTGcttgcaaataaaatgaaatgcaacaAGTATGTGTAAACCTAAAGGAATTGATGAATGATGCTCGCATCAGTTTGGAtacattatgatataaatctttttttcttctgtttgtttgcttttgttTGTGTTTCCCTATGCAAAACTTTTCTGCACCTGAAGTTACttaaaatttattgaattaaacatgttttctttttactcTTTGTATTTATCTTTTGTTTCTGTATTGGacaaaaatgatatgtttgaaTTGGCCTTCATAATCATTATGTCCTATATTTGGTAGGAAATACTCTTTCACATAAGCCTTGGAGAATGATCTTAtggtttatttttatgattgattgcaatcAATCGTATATATCAGACTTATATCAGTCGTTATGCTTTGTGTTCAAGGATCAAGGTCTTGTATGTTTAAGGTACTGTAGATAATTTATCAGAATTCCTTTTTCAGTTTGTATTAGATATTAAACTTGTAGGTGAGTAGCCTTTATTTGTCAGATGGCCTTGATAAGTTACACAAATAAGAATGATGTAACATTAGTTTGTACAATGTTATGATGAGGCTCAGCATTTTCccaatttttcttttgcttctaacaaaaattatttctgtCTATGCAGCATTTTCTATCTCGTGCTTATTTCAGTTCTATGCGATGTGAagtactttatttttttgttttctctcaatGTTGGATTTATGTGTTAAATCTGTCTAtacttttttgttctttaattGTGCTCTGATATGGATACAgcatatttgtgtgtgtgttttagtGAATGTCGAAATGAAGTAtgtgaattgaaaaaaagtgtgtgtTATGTAGATAGTGAGCTTGCCAAATCAACAAATTGTTATTAGAGactcattttcatgattatctttatttcatatttttgtagaaTGAATTATTTGTAGTTTGAATACATACAGCAACAGACAAAATAGAGAAATCCATAACTTATTGTACAGTTATGAGGAAAAAACATTCATTCTGTATGCCCAATTGGTCTGTTATTGATTAGTTACCGTTTAGTGATGTgtaaactttattttctttttaaagaccCTGAATTTCTGTTGCCATGGATACCTGTCTGATCATTTGTAGtttttacaaaatttgtttgaaatggaTTATGATTAAGGTTGAGATTTAGCTCCTTAGTAGCCAAAATAATTCCTTGATTGAAATATTCAGGTGAGCTATGTAACATGGCTTGAATATTCAGTTATTAGCAAGTTTTAGATTTCTCATCCAGGACAAGGAACCTTCTGATTTGGGGATATCATCCTTACTGTGTATGAATAAGGAGGAGGATACATCTTCAAGGGAGAGATGATTCTGTTTCATGGGCATGATTAAATCTTAATCTCTCTAATATTAAAATACTGAAAGCTCTCGATGCTAAACACAAGGCCCTCTTACCTAATGAATTAGGAAATCATCAGTTTTGTACCTCtacattttctattttcatacccataatatattacatatttatatCTGAGATCActttctctatttattgaaatatcccAAATACCGGTAGCCTCGGAATAGTTACTCGATAAATGGTGCATAATAAATTCTGTGTTTATTATTATCCCACCAAGTTATTTTTACATTCAGAAGTGAAATCCCGATGTGTCTGATTGATagaaaatatcaaatgtttgattttattgCCCTCACTCCTATATATGTTTTGTTGACTGACCAATAACTTCATGCATTCCCAAACTTTGATGGTCATTTGTGCTTGCCGACCTTTGGTGTCCCTCTATTGTTGTATTGTTTCGAAATttactgtatatttttttgttttgttgatatttttagtgaaatgaaattttaaattagGTCGCATTGCCTCAATTATAttgcatcattttgttttgtttagtttCTTGTTTGTTGAATAGAATAAGCAAGATACGTTTGCTGAATAGCATATGTGGATGTACCTTTTTTAATGCTCCATCAAATTAATTTCTGAACAAAGGTTGTTTGGAGTTGGAGTCATGATTAAGAGTAGTTTCATTTATATAATACTGTTAATACTTTCATGTTTCATATATTCTTTCTGCTAGGGGATCTGAATTATGGAATATGTTGTTTTTAGGGCATTGTGTGTACCAAATTAAATAGATAGGGGTTTTCTTTCAGAGAATATTTCTTTACCCATTAGCACTTGCAAGCCATTTTAATTGACAATCCCTTCATGTTTTTAGCCATTTAATTGTAAGTGTGGTTTGTTTAACTTGATTTTGACAAGTTTAATTTTGTGAAACCATAGACATTTGATCAGTGAATTTCAAATGTAGagacttttttttgtatttgattttggCAAATTCAACAGTTGATATACACATTAAGTCTAAGTTTGACTGTGATGGAGGCCTAATTTGACTCgaagcaaaataaatatatgcTTTGCACAGTCTGCAAAATTTCTTTTGACTTTGTTGAGGATTTTGACTTACAGAAGGACGTCATTCAACATTTGCTGACTTAACTTTAGTAATACGTTATTTCTGTTTCATACACCATTTAGTTAGTTGCACAGTGAATGTGATTTGGAATGAATAATCAATGTGAATAACCTTATAAATAAATGCCTGaatcaatgaatatatttaaaactaaattaaGAATGATAGAGATTTTGATGTGATATAGCTATATGGATTTATTTTTGCATATACCTGGAAAATACCGACAGCTGTAATATAAATACCATAAATATTTTGACGATAAATGATCTCGGTGTTGTTTTGATTTTGCAGTATTTGCAGTAGTATGTAATTATGTGATTGCATTCCTACATAATAACATGGATACACATTTTAAGAATGTATAGTTTTACCCCACTTTCCTTAAATTTTAAAACTATGtccttttttagattttttttcttggcattttaatttgcatttcatatggaaaaatgtgtaattgaaaattattcaaaagataCAAGAATTTAAATCTCAGATAATTGTCTGTTTTCCATGCTTATATCCCTTCTGTATTAGACCCATGAAAATTATCACTCTTTGGGGGAATTATATTGAAAAAGAAGTAGACTTCTACTTCTTTTATATTTgtgagaaaaatatcaatttctgACAATTCATTTTGCCAAGCGATAGCT
It contains:
- the LOC121424745 gene encoding uncharacterized protein LOC121424745 → MGAWDFVINLSGSDLPLRDVDDTAAMLASARGHNFMRQNGNWKDRSDKPTDFSVWYGCGGHVYNVSYRGKRPDWTDMHSTSQWAVFSRDFIELVVSPDRGIFMNNLHFFASTCIIPDESYLASMLKISPFRNTYIHGNLHHLKQFARKDDRGFCRHTEDIDFCGQGPGIFEPKDTEVLSNIANQLFFARKFDSDPENPVRLFALNQVSGQYYEFLRKNFISEEMLRQLIKLALQTEYGDEWEEEVQVMEVLKLRALPMLLPIDPCCMPIYHTKHQMFKDTRYWIDFLVSETSTGEQRALRTSFIPQSRHQCFSRGQIKGLYLTTKHAKDKKTQVQPSSPIPTEAAGGSTLYLASYINLSDDMLPAPECNEVDNLPDDSYDGRSPDSFSFTTFGNEKTAENHAVHFNASLINPEGEVRCFIDVIITFKKAHPSVQKSDTVRFINTLMCGNMEPGLWTLVLFERGVREPFPYTIQIFLVPDRPKGWLDFTNREDELHNLWAVEMIRELGEEEYPFLAHKLSNQPRQPWQQREEEQANRAMEEDEDGEGEGDEDGNYGDAGIRNGGRGDPGGGEDKQSFHEEDEDEAEGEDSSNGGRKERINGHLRVDPNRLKLEAHRKLPILRDEETGRNRGIQNMDRLKREETGREFRDTLRLSGNRREDGGFRKVKGHNDGSLNAAQMRDESLPTWLKNQSFALTFMEFVFISVIVFILVKGVLVPLRIVKRKSHGVKSFATFLVVVTFIQFLVYSMFVLSASS